In the candidate division KSB1 bacterium genome, ATGCAGGATTACATCTACCACCGACCGGCTCATGGCAGCGGCCAGAACTTCCAGGGGCACCAGCCCCCTTATATCGCGCTCGGCGATTATACGGTGCTCGAAGAAGGCATGACCTTCAGCGTTGAACCGGGACTTTACGACTCGCAGAACGGAATCGGCATCAATCCAAGCGACAATCTGCTGGTTACCCAAGACGGCGGCCTGCTCATGAGCAGCGTGCCCTTCTCCAGGGAGTGGAGTTTCCTGACGCTGTGATAGCCATTCGGTCGTTTGAGATTTATTTGGATTTTAATTGTGCTTGATGTTTTTATGTACTTATTCAAAATTTTGTTAAATTACTTGCGTGCAGGCCGTTAGCAAACTTAAACTCAATTCTTCAAGGTAGACTTAATTTACGAAATAAAAATGAAAATCTAAACATGAGGTTATCTGCTTAAAACGGAAGATAAAAACATTTACCAAAACAAATAGAGCAACAATAAATAATTAAAATTATGGAGGAAAATAAAATGTCTGAATCTCAAAAGAGATCATGGACGCACTGGTTTGAAATTCCTGTGACAGATTTCGACAGAGCAAAAAAATTCTACGAGACAATTTTTTTAACCGAACTCTTTGTGAATGACTTTGGAAGTTTCAAAATGGGAATTTTTCCGCATAAAGACGTAGGTTGTGCCATTTTTTTTGGAGAATGGTACAAGCCAAGCAGCGATGGAAGTTTGGTGTACTTGGATGCCAACCCTGATTTGCAAGAAACTCTAAATAGAATAGAAAGTGCAGGTGGCAAGATTATACAAGAGAAAAAGCAAATTTCAGAGGAGCATGGCTTTATGGCACTCTTTATTGACAGTGAAGGAAACAGAATGGCTTTACATTCGATGGAATAAAACACAAATGCCCAATAAAGCATAAAAAGACATAGGATATATCATTCAGAGTTATGAAAACTTTAGGAAGTTTATTTTGAATTTTTTCTGGGGTTTCATTATCATTGTCTAAAATAACATAAGATTTTTTGCCCATCAAGGCATAAGTAATAATTGGACTGAATTGTTCAACTTTTGTTTTATCACCTACTGGTAAAAATAAAGTGCTTCTATCATCAATTGTATGCCCTAATGTTTTTGAAAATTCCTTTAGAACCAATTCGTCAGTTTTGCCTTCAACCATAACAACAGTCTTAGGTTCAAAGCTCATTGTTGGATCATAACCCAATGCTTCGTAAACCAAGCTCCTAATCCTTTCTGTAGAAACCCTCCTACTTTCTTTTTCAGCATCAACTAATTTATTTAATGGGAGGAATTTTGCATAACCATCCCTTTCCACTATTACTGTGGTTTCAGATTCTTGGCTCTTATACATGAAAACCATTGAATGAGTTGCAATAAGGATTTGTTTGCCTCTTTCAGTTTCTTCTCTTAAAAAATCATATAATAGCTTCTGAGCCCCAGGGTGTACGTGTAATTCTGGTTCATCTATAAACCAAATTGTGTTTTCATTGGAGGTTGCAATTTTCCATATTATAATGATAAGTTGATCAATCCCAGTTCCTACATATTCTAAGTAAATTGGATAGGAAATATTCTTCTTTTTTACTACTACCCTTAGTTGATTATTTACAAGTCGTTTTGGTCTAATGGTTTCTATGTCAGGGAATAGCCTAATACAGTATTTTTCTACCTGACTATATCTTTCAGGCTCATTCGTGAACATGGTGTCCATCAGGTTTATCAGATTCGCACCCCTAGGATCTACTTGAGATTCAGTTTGTATAGTGTTAACCTGAATTGTTTTTGTTGTTTCCCGCATTGAGCCTATATCCTTTAACATAGAAAGTAAATCTTGAAAAATTCTTCCTTGTAGAATTGTTGGACTTAAATTAGAAGGAAAATCAGGGGCACTAACTGGTATTGAATCTAGGTATTGATTTACATTGGTATTGTGTGGTATTGCGTTTCTCCCACCTACGATATTTTTAATCGAATATTGAGTACCGTCAGATATTTCAACTACAGATACATATTCTCCATTTGCATTGAGAATTTGCATGCGAGAAAGGGTAATTATATTTTCAAATTGTTTGTTTGCGTGTTT is a window encoding:
- a CDS encoding VOC family protein, coding for MSESQKRSWTHWFEIPVTDFDRAKKFYETIFLTELFVNDFGSFKMGIFPHKDVGCAIFFGEWYKPSSDGSLVYLDANPDLQETLNRIESAGGKIIQEKKQISEEHGFMALFIDSEGNRMALHSME
- a CDS encoding AAA family ATPase translates to MKLRYFHIQNYKNLQDVLQEDISDLHTFIGRNSSGKTSIFEAINLLKQLNEILSTSSEIISGGIDEFEFKTIKLELVFEISETSRKNYLTHFFQLEESDADNVMLNTDFLEKVKLFLAIRVYGNKHANKQFENIITLSRMQILNANGEYVSVVEISDGTQYSIKNIVGGRNAIPHNTNVNQYLDSIPVSAPDFPSNLSPTILQGRIFQDLLSMLKDIGSMRETTKTIQVNTIQTESQVDPRGANLINLMDTMFTNEPERYSQVEKYCIRLFPDIETIRPKRLVNNQLRVVVKKKNISYPIYLEYVGTGIDQLIIIIWKIATSNENTIWFIDEPELHVHPGAQKLLYDFLREETERGKQILIATHSMVFMYKSQESETTVIVERDGYAKFLPLNKLVDAEKESRRVSTERIRSLVYEALGYDPTMSFEPKTVVMVEGKTDELVLKEFSKTLGHTIDDRSTLFLPVGDKTKVEQFSPIITYALMGKKSYVILDNDNETPEKIQNKLPKVFITLNDISYVFLCFIGHLCFIPSNVKPFCFLHCQ